A genomic region of Mycolicibacterium poriferae contains the following coding sequences:
- the glpK gene encoding glycerol kinase GlpK, with protein MGDFVAAIDQGTTSTRAMVFDHAGREVARHQLEHEQILPRAGWVEHNPVEIWERTGSVLQTALNKSDLSAQDVVALGITNQRETALVWNRKTGRPYYNAIVWQDTRTDRIASALDRDGRGDVIRQKAGLPPATYFSGGKIQWILENVDGVREAAERGDAIFGTCDTWVLWNLTGGTRGGVHITDVTNASRTMLMNLETLDWDDELLSFFDIPRQMLPAIASSSSPDAYGVTHPAGPLDTEIPLTGILGDQQAAMVGQVCLSSGEAKNTYGTGNFLLLNTGEKIVRSEHGLLTTVCYRFGDAKPVYALEGSIAVTGSAVQWLRDQLGIISGAAQSESLARQVEDNGGVYFVPAFSGLFAPYWRSDARGAIVGLSRFNTNAHLARATLESICYQSRDVVDAMEADSGVHLEVLKVDGGITANELCMQIQADVLGVDVVKPVVAETTALGAAYAAGLAVGFWKDEQELRANWQEGQRWSPDWSEEQRESGYAGWQKAVQRTLDWVDVD; from the coding sequence TTGGGCGACTTCGTAGCTGCTATCGACCAAGGAACGACCAGCACCAGGGCGATGGTGTTCGACCACGCCGGCCGCGAGGTGGCCCGACACCAGCTCGAGCACGAGCAGATCCTGCCCCGCGCCGGATGGGTGGAGCACAACCCCGTCGAGATCTGGGAGCGCACCGGCTCGGTCTTGCAGACGGCGCTGAACAAGTCCGATCTGTCTGCCCAGGACGTGGTCGCCCTCGGTATCACCAACCAGCGCGAGACCGCGCTGGTGTGGAACCGCAAGACCGGCCGGCCCTACTACAACGCGATCGTGTGGCAGGACACCCGCACCGACCGGATCGCCTCGGCGCTGGATCGTGACGGCCGCGGCGACGTCATCCGCCAGAAGGCCGGTCTGCCGCCGGCCACGTACTTCTCCGGCGGCAAGATCCAGTGGATCCTGGAGAATGTCGACGGGGTGCGTGAGGCTGCCGAACGTGGTGACGCCATCTTCGGCACCTGTGACACCTGGGTGCTGTGGAACCTCACCGGTGGTACCCGCGGCGGGGTGCACATCACCGACGTGACCAATGCCAGCCGCACCATGCTGATGAACCTGGAGACGCTGGACTGGGACGATGAACTGTTGTCGTTCTTCGACATTCCGCGCCAGATGCTGCCCGCCATTGCTTCGTCGTCGTCGCCGGACGCCTACGGCGTGACGCATCCGGCCGGTCCGCTGGACACCGAGATCCCGCTGACCGGCATCCTGGGTGACCAGCAGGCCGCGATGGTGGGTCAGGTGTGCCTGAGTTCCGGTGAGGCCAAGAACACCTACGGCACAGGCAACTTCCTGCTGCTCAACACCGGTGAGAAGATCGTGCGCTCCGAGCACGGGCTGCTGACCACCGTGTGTTACCGCTTCGGCGACGCCAAACCGGTCTACGCCCTGGAAGGGTCCATCGCGGTGACCGGCTCGGCGGTGCAGTGGCTGCGCGACCAGCTCGGCATCATCAGCGGTGCGGCACAGAGTGAATCGCTGGCCCGCCAGGTCGAGGACAATGGCGGCGTGTACTTCGTGCCCGCGTTCTCCGGGCTGTTCGCCCCCTACTGGCGTTCCGACGCCCGCGGCGCGATCGTAGGGCTGAGCCGCTTCAACACCAACGCCCATCTGGCCCGTGCCACGCTGGAGTCGATCTGTTACCAGTCGCGCGACGTCGTCGACGCGATGGAAGCCGACAGCGGTGTGCATCTGGAGGTACTCAAGGTCGACGGTGGCATCACCGCCAACGAACTGTGCATGCAGATCCAGGCCGACGTGCTCGGCGTCGACGTGGTCAAGCCCGTCGTCGCCGAAACCACCGCGCTGGGTGCGGCGTACGCCGCCGGGCTGGCGGTCGGGTTCTGGAAGGACGAGCAGGAGTTGCGCGCCAACTGGCAGGAGGGGCAGCGCTGGTCACCCGACTGGAGCGAGGAGCAGCGCGAGTCCGGGTACGCGGGCTGGCAGAAGGCCGTTCAGCGCACGCTGGACTGGGTGGACGTCGACTGA
- a CDS encoding GlcG/HbpS family heme-binding protein, with protein MTSLPLTKAQAVLEAAIAKADEIGQPMNIAVVDDGGHLVAFARMDGAIKASIDISTRKATTSVLMNAPTAALMDLVQPGAELYGLEQLSGGLVVFGGGIPLQLDGVTVGAIGVSAGSAAQDVAVAEAGVAAFSG; from the coding sequence ATGACCTCGTTGCCGTTGACGAAAGCACAGGCCGTCCTGGAGGCCGCCATCGCCAAAGCCGACGAGATCGGTCAGCCGATGAACATCGCCGTGGTCGACGACGGCGGGCATCTGGTCGCATTCGCCCGCATGGACGGTGCGATCAAAGCCAGCATCGACATCTCCACGCGCAAAGCCACCACATCGGTGTTGATGAACGCGCCCACCGCCGCCCTGATGGACCTGGTGCAGCCGGGCGCCGAGCTGTACGGACTCGAACAGCTCTCCGGTGGACTTGTGGTGTTCGGCGGCGGCATCCCGCTCCAACTCGACGGCGTTACGGTCGGCGCGATCGGCGTCAGCGCCGGCAGCGCTGCTCAGGACGTCGCGGTGGCCGAGGCCGGCGTCGCAGCCTTTTCGGGCTGA